Genomic window (Desulforapulum autotrophicum HRM2):
AGGATCAATGGGCACGGCCGTTTTTCCGTAGAGGCCATAGCATAGATCCTTGACCTGGGCCGTTATCATCTTGTAGCGATCCTCCGGGGTGTCAAACAGCACGTTGTTCACGGTCTGGGTGCCGACGATCTGACTTGTGGGGGTAACAAGGGGAATCTGGCCAAGTTCCTTTCTCACCCTGGGAAGCTGTTCAAACACCTCGGAAAGTCGATCAAGGGCATCCATGTCCCTGAGCTGATTGACCAGATTGGAAAGCATTCCACCCGGGGTCTGGTGCAACAGCACGTTGATGTCGATGACCGACACCTTGGTGTCATCCAGAAGGTGGCGGTACTTGGGCAGAATCTCCTTTTCCAGGGTTTCATTGATCGACGCCAGGGTCTCAATGTCAAAACCGGTATCCCTGTCCGTGCCGATCAGCGACATAACCATGGGCTCAAGGGCGGGATGGCTGGTTCGGTAGGCGTAGGGGGTCAGACAGGTATCAAGGATATCAACCCCTGCCTCAACCGCCTTGAGATGGGTCATGGGTGCCATGCCCGAGGTGAAGTGGGAATGAAGGTTGATGGGGATATCCACGCTTTCCTTAAGGGCCTTGACAAGGTCAAAGGCATCGTAGGGAGCCATGAGACCGGCCATGTCCTTGATGCAGATACTGTCTGCGCCCAAGTCCACAAGTTCTTTTGCCTTGTTCACATAGTACTCCAGGGTGTAGACCGTACCGCCCATTCGGGGCTCGGTCAGGGAGTAGCAGATGCTTCCCTGAAAGTGCTTGCCGCAGCTCTTGATCACGGGAACCACAGCCTCAAAGTTACGGTAATCGTTCAGGGCATCAAAGGTCCTGAATACGTCCATTCCGTTCTCACAGGCCCGGTTGACAAAGGCCTTTGCAACATCGTCGGCATAGTTGCGATACCCGACAAGGTTCTGCCCCCTGAGCAGCATGGAAAAGGGGGTCTTCTTAAAATAGCGTTTGAGGGTCCTGATCCGCTCCCAGGGATCTTCGTTCAAGAAACGATGCATGCTGTCAAAGGTTGCACCCCCCCAGACCTCAACGGCCCAGAAGCCAACCGCATCCATGCGTTCTGCCACGGGAATCATATCCTCGGTTCTTCCCCTTGTGGCAAACAGAGACTGGTGACCATCCCTCAGGGAGAGGTCCATAATTTTAAGGGGATTTTTAGCCTTGGGCCTCTCTTTTTCACAATTAATCTCACACATGTGTATTCTGCCGTGTTCACTCATTGGACTCTCCTGTATATCAGCGTTAAATCACTTATATCAGCGTTAAATCACTGGCTGTTTATTATTTAAATATTCGCATCTGCATCATGGTCCGACCCTGCATCTGGTCGCTCCTGCCGGCCATTGCCCAGGTGCCGGCAAACACGGAACTCTTTGTATCCGGCTGTTTAACAGCCCCTTCCATGGTATTGTCCATGGATCCGGCAAACTGCGCCGCCTCTTCCTGGGTCTTTATGTAGGTGACAACCGCTGCCGTTAAAGCAGCCATTTTTTTTCTGTCCATTTGTCCTTCCTATACGGGTATATTTCCATGCTTTTTGGCAGGGCGCATCTCACGCTTGCTTCCCAGGGCTTCCAGGGCGTCCACAAGGCGAGCCCTTGTGTCGGCAGGTCGAATCACGGCGTCCACATACCCCCGGTTTGCCGCACAATAGGGATTTGAAAAGAGCGCTTCGTATTCCTCAATCTTTTCGGCCCGTTTGGCAACGGGATCATCAGCCCCCTTGATCTCCCTTGCATGGATAATGTTGGCAGCACCTGCAGCCCCCATGACGGCAATCTGGGCGCTGGGCCATGCAAAGGCCATGTCTGCGCCAAGGTGCTTGGAACACATGGCAAGGTAGGACCCACCGTAATCCTTTCTTGTGATGAGCAGAAGCTTGGGAACAGTTGCCTCGGAATAGCACCAGAGAAGCTTTGCACCGTGGCGGATGATACCGTTCCACTCCTGGTCACTGCCCGGCAGGTAGCCAGGTACGTCTGCAATGGTAAGCATGGGAATGTTAAAGGCGTCACAGAAACGAATAAACCGGGTTGCCTTGTCCGATGCATTGATGTCAAGGCACCCTGCCAGGAAATTCGGCTGATTGGCTATGATGCCGATCACCCTTCCGTTCAGCCGTGCAAAGCAAATAACGATATTTTTGGCAAAATACTCGTGGGGTTCAAAATATTCCCCATTGTCCACAATGGAGGTAATCACCGTCTTGATGTCGTAGCTCTGGTTGGGGTTGTCTGGAATCAGGGTATCAAGTTCCGGTGCGAGTCGGTAGGGATCGTCCCCGGTTTCTTTAAACGGTGGGTCCTCCATGTTGTTGCTGGGAAGATAGGACAAGAGCATCCTGATCCTTTCCAGGGCATCCTGGTCGGATTCACAGGCAAACTGAGCCACACCGCTCTTTTCATTGTGGGTCATGGCACCACCCAGTTCTTCAAAGGAGATCTCTTCTCCGGTCACGGATTTGATCACCTGGGGACCTGTGATGAACATGTAGCTTGTGTCTTTGACCATGAAGATCCAGTCGGTCATGGCAGGAGAGTAAACAGCACCGCCAGCCGTGGGTCCCATGATGGCCGAAATCTGGGGAATCACACCCGAAGCCGAAGCGTTCCTGAAAAAGATCTCCCCATAGCCGGACAGGGCATCCACTCCCTCCTGGATTCTTGCACCGCCCGAATCGTTAATACCCACAACGGGCGCACCGGCCTTCATGGCCATGTCCATGACCTTACAGATCTTTTTTGCCTGCATTTCTCCCATGCTGCCGGCCCTTGAGGTAAAATCCTGGGAATAGGCAAACACCACCCGCCCCTCGATCTTTCCATGGCCCGTGACAACACCGTCGGCTGCAATCTCCTTGTCTTGCATTCCAAAGTTAGTACACCGGTGGGTGACAAACATGTCCACCTCCCGGAACGTCCCCTTGTCAAACAAAAGATCCAGTCGTTCCCTGGCATTTAGTTTTCCGGTTTCACGTCGTTTTTCAAGGGCCTTCTCGCCCCCCATGCCAAGGATTTTTTTCTCCCGTTCCTGAAGATCCTTGATCTTGTCTGCTACTAATCCCATGATAGCAACCTGCCCTTTTTTGAAATCGTTGATTTGAGTTTACTTCTTAACTTGCGGCGATCCGCGCTCTAAAGAGTATTTGAATCGAATACAACCTAAAAGTTTTAGGTACAAGATTTTAACGCCCTTAGTCAAGAATTGATTGATCATTTAGCAACATTAACCTTGTTCAGGGCTTTCCAGAGTCCTTCCACCTGCTCCCGGGTCTCTTCAAGAGTTCCAGCATTGTCAACCACAAAATCGGCAAACTTGAGTTTTTCGTCAATGGGAATCTGTGCTTTTAAAATCACAGCCGCCTCATCCGCTGTGATATTGTCCCGCCGGGCAAGACGCCGGATCTGGACATCCCGGGGAACATACACCACCATGAGACGATCAAAAAGGTATTGAAGGTTCAATTCGACCAGCAGTGGAATCACCACCAGGATCACACTGTCTGGTTCTGCCGCTGAAATGGCCTTAACCCGGGTAAAAAAAGCCTTGAAAATTGCAGGATGGGTAAAAGCTTCGAGCTTTTTGCGTTTTTCCACATCGTTGAACACAATCTTTGAAAGTCGCTTACGGTCCAGGGTGCCGTCTTCTGCCACTACCTGGGTGCCGAAATAACCGACAATGTTGTCAAATCCCCCAGTGCCCGGTTCCACCACCTTCCGGGCCAAAAGATCAAAATCCACAATCCTGGCACCCTTCGCCCCCAGCATATTGGCAACGGTGGTTTTACCGGACCCGATACCGCCAGTCACCCCCAGAAGCATTTTACAGCCATGGTGCATCGCCTTTGCCATCATCGTATCATAACCCCTGTCGCACCCTTTATTTTAATTCCAATGGGTTTTATTTTCCGAAGAAAAACCGTTTCAAGGATTGACAAGGGTGAATTTCCAGGCGCAATACCAGTCTTCTGGATGTTTGTCAGGCGGGCACCCAATGCATTCGGTTTTGATCCTGGAATCAATGGCTGCTGCAAAATAGGGGTATTCAACCAAACCCGCTGACTTACAGGGGTAATCGGCAAGACCTCTTCTCTTTCTGGCAGCCTGAACCCTGCAATCGTTCATGCGAAAAATAATCGTATTTTCATCGATTTCTTCCACGGACTGGCGGTTGATGGTGGCGTACATCCTGAATGCCAGGGCTTTTTTAAGGGCCGGAATACCACCGTTGTCGGGAAGATCAAGGAGACCCTTGATTCGTTTTGCTTCAAAGGGAGAAAAACGGGTCCAGCAGGTATCATTGCACCGTTTCGCCTCGTTCATGCCAAACGGATGCTCAACGGCCTGGAACCAGATACCGTCGTTGGCAAGCCAGTTGACACCCATTTTCTCGATAAGATCCAGGAGGTCGGCCTTTGACATGCGGTGAAGGGCTCCTGGCACCCCATCAATGATTTCAAACCCCAATGCCTTGCCCAGACGCGCCAGCTGATTGCCAAAACTTTTTTCCCACACAGCGTCTTCAACGGCCATTGCACTTTCACTACCAAGCTGGTGCTCAACCTGGGCTAACCACTGACCATAGTGAACAAGGGTTCTTCTGAAAGAATCCTTCACCATTTTCAAAAGCAGATCATGGTCGGCATCTGCAAGTAGCGTATTCATCTCTTTCATTTTTTGCTCCCCATAACGTAAGTTTAACATATCAACAGGCACAAAGCGTATATATTGATCGAGCGCTCAGTCATATATTTAATTAAAAAAAACCAGCCTGTCAAGGTGATAACAGAAAAGATTGACAAAGCTTACACTTGACACCGTTCATTCAATACGGTATCAAATATTGCTTTAAATCTTAAACTTTTATGCAGCAATCATCAAGAAATCACCAAGAGAAGAAAAGATAAAAAAAACATGAGCAAAAAGATCAGCATAAAGCAGATACGAAATATCGGCATCATGGCCCACATTGATGCGGGCAAGACAACCGTGACCGAACGGATACTCTACTACACGGGAACATCCCATAAAATAGGCGAAGTCCATGACGGTGAGGCGGTCATGGACTGGATGGAGGATGAGCAGAATCGGGGCATCACCATCACCTCAGCCGTCACCACCTGCCTTTGGAACAACTCCCAGATTCAGATCATTGATACGCCGGGCCATGTGGATTTCACCATAGAGGTTGAAAGGGCCCTGCGGGTACTCGACGGTGCCGTGGGTGTGTTCTGTGCCGTTGGGGGCGTAGAGCCCCAGTCTGAAACGGTATGGCGCCAGGCAGACCGGTACAAGGTTCCCAGGCTTGCCTTTATCAACAAGATGGACCGTATTGGTGCTGACTTTTTCAAGGTTGTTGAGAGCATCGAAAAGAAACTCAAGGCAAAACCATTGATGCTACAGATTCCCGTGGGAAAGGAGGAGGGGTTCACAGGGGTAATCGACCTTCTGACCATGGAAGAAATCACCTGGAATGACGACACCCAGGGTGCTGAATACGCCATCGGTGAAATCAGTAAAAGCCTGAGGGAAAGCGCGGAAGACTTCCGGGAAAAGATGGTTGAAACCGTGGCAGAGGTGGATGACGAGATCATGGAACTCTACCTTTCCGAACAACCCATCCCCCTTGAAAACCTCAAGGCGGCCATCAGACGATCCACCATCCAGAGAAAGGTGGTTCCGGTTCTCTGCGGTTCGGCCCTCAGAAACAAGGGTATTCAACCCCTGCTCAACGCCATTGAGGCCTTTCTGCCAAGCCCTGTGGACATCCCACCGGTGAAGGGCATCCACCCGGATACAGAAGAAATAGTCGAATACCCGCCCCAGAAATCTGCACCCCTTGCGGCCCTCATCTTCAAGGTTTCCATGATCGAGGGAAGAAAACTGTCGTTTGCAAGAATCTACAGCGGGACCCTTGTCTCGGGCTCAGAGGTGTACAATCCGTTTTTGAAAAAACGGGAAAAGCTGTCAAGAATACTCAAGATGCATGCCAACAAACGGGAACGGATAGAATCTGCCTCTGCCGGGGAGATCGTCGGTATTGTGGGTCTTAAGGATACGTCCACAGGGGAAACCCTTTGCTCGGAAAAGGCACCTGTGCTCCTTGAGCGGATGGAATTTTTAAAGCCGGTCATCTCCATTGCCATCGAGCCCAAAACCCACGCAGACCAGGAAAAGCTCGAAGAGGTCCTCAAAAAATTCACCATTGAGGATCCCACCCTCACCGTGACCACGGACAACGACACCGGCCAGACGATTCTGTCCGGCATGGGCGAACTCCACCTTGAAATCATCATCAGCCGGATGCAGCGGGAATTTAAGACCGAGGTCAACATTGGAAAACCCCAGGTGGTTTACAGGGAAGCCCTGGGGGCTGAAAGTACGGGTCACGCCAAATTTGAACGTGAAATCTCAGGCAAAAACCACTTTGCCGAAGTCACCCTCAGCTTGAGACCCCTTGAACGGGGCCAGGGCATCACCTTTCGTTCCAAGATCGGAGAAGATCAAATTCCCCTGCAATATGTTCCTGCAATTGAGAAGGGGATTAAGGACGCCCTTGAGAGTGGATTTTTAAAAGGATATCCCGTTGTTGACACTGAAATTGTGCTCACGGGCGGATCATTCAATGAATCCCAGAGTTCAGACCTTGGATTTTCGGTGTGTGCCTCCATGGCCGTCCGGGACGCCCTGGAAAAGGCTGAAATGTTTCTTCTTGAGCCCATCATGGATGTGGAGGTGTTTGTCAGCGACAAGAGCATGGGAGATGCCATTGCCGACCTGAACTCCCGGGGCGGCAAGATCGAATCCTTTACCCCCAGGGGGGATCAACAGACCATCAAGGCCACCGTTCCCCTGGCAAAGATGTTTGGCTACTCAACGGCCCTTCGATCGGCCACCCAGGGACGGGGGACATTTACCATGCAGTTTTCAAGGTTTGACAAGGCCTGATTGCAACACGCTTAAGGAGGTCGACGACCCCCTGGACGATGGGGCCTTGTTCTTTTTTTTCAGCTCTGAAATAAGGGCCTTGGCCCGCTCGATCCTGTCTGGATCATCCATGGCGCCAAGGCTTTTTTCAAAGTGGAACAGGGCATTCCTTTCCTCTTTGATGGTATGATAATAAAACCCAAGGTAATAGTGGGAAAGCCCGACCTCATGCTCCTGGCCCGAAATGTCAGCAAGGTTGTAGTAAACCCTTGGAAAAAGATCTGGATCGGCATCAACCAGTCTTAATAAATCCGACTTTGCCTTGTCCAGCATGCCCAGATCAAGCCTTGCACTTCCCCGATAAAAAAGAAGTGACGACCTTACATCCGCAACGGTATCAAGCCCTTCAAGAACGGCCAAAGCCTTTTCAGGCTCGCCTTTTAACAGATAAACCCTTCCCATTTCAACGAGAACAAAGGGATCAAACAACCTCAGGGTCAATGCCTGCCCCAGGTGGGACAGGGCCTGATCCAGCAGTGATTTTCTCACAAGCACCAGGGCAAGACCATAGTGGATGGCCGCATCGTCCGGATCTTTTTTCAGCATTTTTGAGAGCATGGCCTCGGTGGTGTCCACCTGACCGTAAAGTCCTGCCAGCCGGTATTTGACCAGATTGAACCGGAAAGGGTCAATACCGTTGTTCGTGACAGCCTCGTTAGCATGGTCCTGGAGCCAGGCTTCCAGGTAGAGAATCCGATCCTTGGAACCTGGATGTGTCTTCAGATAAGCGGGAATGGCATCGGTGCCGTACCAGTCACTGGCCCTTATTTTTTCAAGACCGGTCAAAAGCCCCCTGGGCGAAAAAGAGGCGTCCCGGATATACTTGACACCCTTCTGATCGGCCTCTTCCTCGTTTTCCCGACTATAGGCCAGCATTGAGGTCTGACCCGATGCCACCGAACCCAGAACCACTGCCTGGGCCGCATCACCCCCACCTGCAACCCCCACCAGCACCCCGGCCAGCACCCCGGCAAGGGTGCCAATGCTCACAAGTTTAGACCGGTCAAGCATCTGGGAAATATGACGACAGGCTGCATGGGCACACTCATGGCCGATAATGCCTGCAAGCTCATCGGAATTATCAAGGCCGGTTATCAGGCCACGATTAACAAAAATATTGGCCCCGGGTCCAGCAAAGGCGTTGAACTGGTCACTATCCACGATATGAAAGGTGTAATCAAAGGGCTGGGGCGGCAGTTGATCAACGATTCTTCGACCGATCAAGGAAACAAGATCCAAAGCCATGGGGTCATGGATCAGGGCCATCTGCTGCCCGACCATCTCCATGAACTCCTGGGCCATTTTCCTCTCCTCACTGACGGAAAGTGCTGCTGCAGGGGGTATGGAAATAAAAAAAACCAGGAGTGCGGCAATAAGAGAGCCAGCCAGGGTATGTCTAAATGGTTTCATGGAAAAATTATATATGATAATTTTTTAAATTTCAACCCTTGGAAGCAGAACTCCCAAGGGGCAACCCATGTCGCCTTCAGCACTTCCAATAATTAGAATTGCTGCCCCACTTTTTTACATTTGCTCTGATCCTGGAAGTGTGATAATTGTACTCGATTATGACACAAACCATCTGCATATCAAACCAAAAGGGAGGGGTGGGCAAAACAACCACCGCGGTAAACCTGTCCGCTGCCCTTGCCGTTTCAGGAAAAAAGACCCTTCTTGTGGACTGTGATCCCCAGGCAAATGCAACAACTGCCACGGGAATTGACAAGCCCCATCTTGCCTGTTCCCTGTACCATGGTCTTATCCAGTCAAACACGGCTCGAGAGATCATTATCCCCACCCAGGTGGAAAACCTGGACATTCTTCCTGCGAATGTGGATCTCATCGGATTTGAGGTGGAGATGATGGCTACCCAGGGAAGGGAAGAGGTCCTCAAACGACTCCTTTCCAGTGTAAAACAGACATATGATTATGTCATCCTTGACTGCCCCCCCTCCCTGAGCCTTTTGACACTCAATGCCTTGACTGCGGCGGATTCAGTCCTCATCCCCCTTCAGAGTGAATTTTTCGCCCTTGAGGGCCTCGGCCAGCTCCTTGCCACCATCAAGCGAATAAAGCTCTCCCTCAACCCGAGTCTCAAGATAAAGGGGATTCTCCTGACCATGTTTGACAGAAGAACCAATCTTGCCCGCCAGGTTGTTGAAGATGCGGAAAAACATTTCAAGGAGATGATTTTTACGACACGGATACCGCGCAACGTCAAACTCGGTGAAGCCCCAAGTTTCGGCATGCCGATCATCGTATACGATCCCTCGTCCGTCGGCGCAAAAAGCTACCTTGACCTTGCGAAGGAACTTCTTGAAAGGTGATTCTAAAAAATGAGTAAAAAGAAAAAACTGACAGGACTTGGCAGGGGAATTTCCGCCTTGATTCCAGACCTTGAGGCCATGGATGAAAACACGGGTAATTTTTTCATGTGCAAAATCGAGGAGATTGTTCCCAACCGGTTCCAGCCCAGGATCAATTTTGTGGAAGAAGAGTTAGAAAAGCTCAAGGAGTCCATCATTGAACAGGGGATTCTTCAGCCCCTGCTGGTGAGAAGAAACAGTGACACCTACGAACTCATTGCAGGGGAACGACGGTTAAGGGCCGCGCAAAGAGCCAAATTTACCCATGTCCCGGCCCTGGTCAGGGACCTTACCGATGAGCAGATGCTTGAAGTTTCCATCATTGAGAACATCCAGCGCCAGGAGTTAAACCCCCTGGAGGAAGCTGAAGCCTACCATCGGCTGATCTCAGAATTCAACTACACCCAGGAGAAGGTCGCCAGGAGAATCGGAAAGAACAGATCCACCATTGCAAACCTGTTAAGACTTCGGGGGCTTCCCGATGCCATCCACCAGAGTCTTGCCAAACATGAAATTTCAACCGGCCACGCAAGGGCAATTCTCGGGGCCGGATCTGAAGAAAACCAGATCAAGGTCTGGCTCAGAGTCGTGGAAAAAGAACTCTCGGTCCGGGCAACGGAACAGCTTGTCCAGAGAATCAAGGCAGAGACAGACATGCCTTCCACCCCCCCGCCCATCGTTCAAAATGACGAGTTTGACCGGCTGAGTTCAACACTTTCCAGCAAAATAAACTCCACAGTCAAGATAAAGCACAGGGGAGACGGTGGACGGTTTGAGATCGGGTTTAAGACCCGGGAGGAGTTCCAGCGCCTCGTGGAACTTTTTAACCGTCTGACATGAAAATCACCATTGCCAGAACAGCCGGATTCTGCATGGGGGTCCGCCGAGCCGTAGATCTTGTGCTTGATGCCTCCAACGCAACCAAGGAACGCATCTGTACCTATGGTCCGCTGATTCACAACCCCCAGGTCCTTGAGATGCTTGAAAAAAAGGGAATCCCCAGCATCAATACCATTCCTGAAAAGGGTGAGGGTACCGTTCTGATCCGTGCCCACGGGGTCCCGCCCCAGGATAAAAGGCAGCTGGAACTGGCGGGATTCAAGGTGATCGATGCCACCTGCCCAAGGGTTATCCGGGTTCAGACAATCATTAAAAAGCATACCGACCAGGGATATGCCTCCATCATCCTTGGAGACCGGGACCACCCTGAAGTCAAGGGGCTTCTAGGCTATGCCGGCAAAGGCGGGGTTGCCGTATCCTCCCTGGCAGCCCTGGAAAAACTGCCGTCCTTTGACCGGGCCATTATCGTTGCACAGACCACCCAGGACACCCATTTATTTGAACAGGTCAAGGTCTGGGCCCAGGAAAACCACCCCGAATACAAGGTGTTTGACACCATCTGTGATTCCACGGAAAAACGCCAGGCTGAAACAAGAAAAATGGCCCAGATCTGTGACGCGGTGGTTGTGGTTGGTGGACGAGAGAGTGGCAACACCCGTCGTCTTGCCCAGGTGGCAAGGGATACGGGAAAACCTGCCTTTCACATTGAGGATGTATCCGAACTTGACATCAAAGAACTCGCTGGGGCAAAGCATATTGCCATTACAGCAGGTGCTTCAACGCCCAACTGGATCATCAATAAAACCTGCAGGACCCTTGAAAATCAGCTTGGCAAACCCCGAAATTTTCTTTTGGCAAAGCTTCGTCCCCTTGTGCTTGTTCTGCTAAGGACCAATCTGCTGATCTCGTTGGGAGCGGGCTGTCTCACCTTTGCCTGTGCAACCCTCCAGGGGGTCGACCACAGCCTCAGCCATAGCGCCACAGCCATGCTCTACATTCTTTCCATGCAGGTGATTAACAACCTATTTTCCATAAAATCAGATCTTTACAATAATCCAGACCGGGCGATGCTCTACATGGCCCACAGGCCGTTGCTCATTGCCCTTGCCCTGGTAAGCGGAAGTGCAGGCCTTTTTTTAACTTTTGCCACAAGCCTTACCTCGTTTGCAATTTTACTTGTGATGAGCCTGCTTGGTCTCTCCTACAACCTGAAGATCCTGCCCACAACAACAGGCTTCAAACGAATCAAGGATATCCCAGCGTCTAGAACGCTGCTCATAACAGCAGCATGGGGAACGGTGACCTGTATCCTTCCAGCCATTTCAACCCCAACAGGTATGGAAGTCGTTCCGGCTCTTGTTTTTTCCATGGGACTTGTCCTGGCAAGAACCGCTTTTTTTGATGTGCTTCAGATGCAGGGAGACAGAATCACCGGCAAAGAAACCCTTCCCATCCTTGTTGGCGAACAAAAGACGCTCTCCCTCATCACCTGGGTTCTTGCGGTAACCTTCTTGTCCACACTGGTATCGACCCTTGTGGGCCTGATCACACCATCGGGATTTGTCCTCATGCTTGTTCCCATTTCCATGGGCTATGCCATCCACCTGAGCAAAAAAGATTTTTTTCTTCCTGGAACACAGCTTGAAATCGTTATAGAATCCCAATTTATCATCGCAGGAATCGTATCCCTATTGTTCTAGTCCATGGACGGAGTAGAATATTTAACCCTGATTCAACAAAACGTGTACCCTTGCAGGTGCTGTTAGCGATAAAGAAATTTCATAAACACAAAGGCGAATCTCCCATGGCAGACCCCAAAGAATTTGATTCTCCCTACCCTGTAATCGGACAACTGGCACTCAAGCACGGGCTTGTTGCAAAAGAGGCCCTTGACCTTGCCTGGAAAGCGTGCATGGAAACCAGCGAACCTGTCTCTGCATTGGCCGACTATCTCCTGGCCCATCAGCTGGTTTCACCCCTTGACATGAAACGAATTTTAACCGCCTCCCGGGCCATGAAAATGCGAAGAAAGGACGTAAAATTCGGCACCCTTGCCATTGAAAAAGGGTACATCTCAACCGGCCTGCTCAAGCTTGCCCTTGACCAGCAAAAACAGGAACTGATCCAGAACAAGCGCTCCAAACTCCTGGGAGACATACTGGTGGAAGCCGGCATGATAACCACACGCCAGTGCAACGACATATTAAAGGAACAAAACCGGCTCAAAAAGTCCAACCAGGACACCGGGGAACAAGCCCTCCCCTCCCCGGAATCGTCCCCAAAAATAGAGAAACTGTTCACCCAGGGCTTCAACCCGACCACTGCCGCATCCCTTGAACGTGGAATGACACTGACCTTTGCCAAGGACGCCATTGCCGCCTTTCTCTCCAAAACCGATGACTTTGACGAAACGATTACTGTCCAGGAGATAAAGAAACTGCTTGCAAGACATTACATTGTCTTTGGCATTGTGGACGATACCCTGATCAACGGTTTTATCAAATCCAAAGCATTTAAGACAAAACCTTTCCGGGTTGCCCTTGGCATTAAACCCCAAAGGCCGGTGGATGCCGTTGTTAAATATTTTTTTATCACCAACCGGCTCAAAGTCGGAGAAATAGACGAAAAAGGCAACATTGATTTCAGGGAAAGGGGAAAAATCCCCAGGGTGGCAGCCGACGATATCCTTGCAGAAAGGATTCCCCCCCTGGAAGGGGTTGCTGGAAAAAACGTTTTTGGAAATAACATGCCCGTTCCCCCTGCCCGGGACATCAAACTCAAATACAAACGAGGTGCAAAATTCTCCAGGGACGGATTAAAGATAATCGCCAGAATCGATGGAGAACCCAAGCTCTCCTGGTCGGGCAGCATCAGCGTGCTGGATGAAATTATAATCGACAATGTCGATTATGAGACCGGCCATATTGACTACCCTGGAAACGTCAAGATCAAGGGGTGTATCCAGAATGGTT
Coding sequences:
- the coaE gene encoding dephospho-CoA kinase (Dephospho-CoA kinase (CoaE) performs the final step in coenzyme A biosynthesis.), with product MMAKAMHHGCKMLLGVTGGIGSGKTTVANMLGAKGARIVDFDLLARKVVEPGTGGFDNIVGYFGTQVVAEDGTLDRKRLSKIVFNDVEKRKKLEAFTHPAIFKAFFTRVKAISAAEPDSVILVVIPLLVELNLQYLFDRLMVVYVPRDVQIRRLARRDNITADEAAVILKAQIPIDEKLKFADFVVDNAGTLEETREQVEGLWKALNKVNVAK
- a CDS encoding DUF6125 family protein, coding for MKEMNTLLADADHDLLLKMVKDSFRRTLVHYGQWLAQVEHQLGSESAMAVEDAVWEKSFGNQLARLGKALGFEIIDGVPGALHRMSKADLLDLIEKMGVNWLANDGIWFQAVEHPFGMNEAKRCNDTCWTRFSPFEAKRIKGLLDLPDNGGIPALKKALAFRMYATINRQSVEEIDENTIIFRMNDCRVQAARKRRGLADYPCKSAGLVEYPYFAAAIDSRIKTECIGCPPDKHPEDWYCAWKFTLVNP
- a CDS encoding acyl-CoA carboxylase subunit beta; this translates as MGLVADKIKDLQEREKKILGMGGEKALEKRRETGKLNARERLDLLFDKGTFREVDMFVTHRCTNFGMQDKEIAADGVVTGHGKIEGRVVFAYSQDFTSRAGSMGEMQAKKICKVMDMAMKAGAPVVGINDSGGARIQEGVDALSGYGEIFFRNASASGVIPQISAIMGPTAGGAVYSPAMTDWIFMVKDTSYMFITGPQVIKSVTGEEISFEELGGAMTHNEKSGVAQFACESDQDALERIRMLLSYLPSNNMEDPPFKETGDDPYRLAPELDTLIPDNPNQSYDIKTVITSIVDNGEYFEPHEYFAKNIVICFARLNGRVIGIIANQPNFLAGCLDINASDKATRFIRFCDAFNIPMLTIADVPGYLPGSDQEWNGIIRHGAKLLWCYSEATVPKLLLITRKDYGGSYLAMCSKHLGADMAFAWPSAQIAVMGAAGAANIIHAREIKGADDPVAKRAEKIEEYEALFSNPYCAANRGYVDAVIRPADTRARLVDALEALGSKREMRPAKKHGNIPV
- a CDS encoding pyruvate carboxylase subunit B — its product is MSEHGRIHMCEINCEKERPKAKNPLKIMDLSLRDGHQSLFATRGRTEDMIPVAERMDAVGFWAVEVWGGATFDSMHRFLNEDPWERIRTLKRYFKKTPFSMLLRGQNLVGYRNYADDVAKAFVNRACENGMDVFRTFDALNDYRNFEAVVPVIKSCGKHFQGSICYSLTEPRMGGTVYTLEYYVNKAKELVDLGADSICIKDMAGLMAPYDAFDLVKALKESVDIPINLHSHFTSGMAPMTHLKAVEAGVDILDTCLTPYAYRTSHPALEPMVMSLIGTDRDTGFDIETLASINETLEKEILPKYRHLLDDTKVSVIDINVLLHQTPGGMLSNLVNQLRDMDALDRLSEVFEQLPRVRKELGQIPLVTPTSQIVGTQTVNNVLFDTPEDRYKMITAQVKDLCYGLYGKTAVPIDPEVQKKALKGYERGEEPITCRPAEVLKPELDAARAEIKDLAVDEDDLILYTLFPVTGKKFLQRKYGKETVPESMKAITLEDVKRQAEIVRKAKAGELVERNSDRDLPEKTDCLRTFNVFVEDECFEVGVDEVGGAPVIAYAQPAQVQSQAAAPAPAQQGTRVPPPPARAAAAAPAPRAAAPAPRAEKPAPAAAPAKGGSGVGVKAPMPGMIIKYEKGVGDAVKKGDTVVVLEAMKMENALPSPVDGVITALKFGSGDSVSKGDLLAVIE
- the fusA gene encoding elongation factor G, with the translated sequence MSKKISIKQIRNIGIMAHIDAGKTTVTERILYYTGTSHKIGEVHDGEAVMDWMEDEQNRGITITSAVTTCLWNNSQIQIIDTPGHVDFTIEVERALRVLDGAVGVFCAVGGVEPQSETVWRQADRYKVPRLAFINKMDRIGADFFKVVESIEKKLKAKPLMLQIPVGKEEGFTGVIDLLTMEEITWNDDTQGAEYAIGEISKSLRESAEDFREKMVETVAEVDDEIMELYLSEQPIPLENLKAAIRRSTIQRKVVPVLCGSALRNKGIQPLLNAIEAFLPSPVDIPPVKGIHPDTEEIVEYPPQKSAPLAALIFKVSMIEGRKLSFARIYSGTLVSGSEVYNPFLKKREKLSRILKMHANKRERIESASAGEIVGIVGLKDTSTGETLCSEKAPVLLERMEFLKPVISIAIEPKTHADQEKLEEVLKKFTIEDPTLTVTTDNDTGQTILSGMGELHLEIIISRMQREFKTEVNIGKPQVVYREALGAESTGHAKFEREISGKNHFAEVTLSLRPLERGQGITFRSKIGEDQIPLQYVPAIEKGIKDALESGFLKGYPVVDTEIVLTGGSFNESQSSDLGFSVCASMAVRDALEKAEMFLLEPIMDVEVFVSDKSMGDAIADLNSRGGKIESFTPRGDQQTIKATVPLAKMFGYSTALRSATQGRGTFTMQFSRFDKA